A genomic region of Metopolophium dirhodum isolate CAU chromosome 1, ASM1992520v1, whole genome shotgun sequence contains the following coding sequences:
- the LOC132934100 gene encoding uncharacterized protein LOC132934100: MLSVYSVLKPPKTGNCIFENNEPSKSLISLDSIKNIYKNPEKKSVLETIRVKLDFAIEQDDWTIDDVVENSDHDSFLAPVVDCVIYYVTGYLCKQVLRYSKCAVCRSAIIQSNVSFEPVARLTNMKSRGFLLHPNKYFFNFICKIENLFFKYFMMADVCELILADLLENNTLYFPCFEHSEQIIAFSIRYYINMRMRQFSYKHNSDVKN, encoded by the coding sequence atgttatcagtGTATAGTGTATTAAAACCTCCAAAAACTGGAAACTGTATTTTTGAGAACAACGAACCTTCCAAAAGTTTAATTAGCTTGGATAGtatcaaaaacatatataaGAATCCAGAAAAAAAATCAGTGCTGGAAACCATTCgtgtaaaattagattttgcCATTGAACAAGATGACTGGACTATAGATGATGTAGTTGAAAATAGTGATCATGATAGTTTTTTGGCACCAGTAGTTGactgtgtaatttattatgtaactgGATATTTATGCAAGCAAGTTTTACGCTACAGTAAATGTGCAGTTTGTCGTTCAGCAATAATACAGTCTAATGTTTCATTTGAACCAGTTGCTCGTCTTACAAACATGAAATCTAGAGGATTTTTATTACacccaaacaaatatttttttaattttatttgtaaaatagaaaatttattttttaaatattttatgatggcTGATGTGTGTGAATTAATCTTAGCAGATTTGTTGGagaataatactttatatttccCTTGCTTTGAACACAGCGAACAAATAATTGCATTtagtattagatattatattaatatgaggaTGAGGCAGTTTTCTTACAAGCACAACTCGGATGTAAAGAATTAA